The following are from one region of the Andrena cerasifolii isolate SP2316 chromosome 1, iyAndCera1_principal, whole genome shotgun sequence genome:
- the Vps4 gene encoding vacuolar protein sorting 4: MAQGTILQKAIDLVTKATEEDRNKNYGEALRLYEHAVEYFLHSIKYEAQGDRAKESIRAKCTQYLERAEKLKAYLKKSNKKKPVKAGVDDSKAEDKKSDSGDSDTDSDPEKKKLQSKLEGAIIIEKPDVKWSDVAGLDGAKEALKEAVILPIRFPHLFTGKRIPWKGILLFGPPGTGKSYLAKAVATEANNSTFFSVSSSDLVSKWLGESEKLVRNLFDLARQHKPSIIFIDEVDSLCSSRSDNESESARRIKTEFLVQMQGVGTDNEGILVLGATNIPWVLDSAIRRRFEKRIYIPLPDEQARVIMFKLHLGSTSHCLTEDDYKTLAASTDGYSGADISIIVRDALMQPVRQVQTATHFKHVRGPSPKDHSILVNDLLTPCSPGDPAAIEMNWMQVDGDKLFEPPVTMKDMMKSLATTRPTVNEDDMTKLEKFKEDFGQEG; encoded by the exons ATGGCTCAAGGCACGATATTACAG AAAGCCATAGACCTGGTTACCAAAGCAACGGAGGAAGATCGTAACAAAAATTACGGAGAAGCGCTTAGGTTGTACGAACATGCAGTTGAATATTTTCTGCACTCTATCAAAT ATGAAGCGCAAGGAGACAGAGCGAAGGAAAGCATAAGAGCAAAGTGTACACAATATTTGGAAAGAGCCGAAAAGTTGAAAGCATACCTGAAGAAGAGTAATAAGAAGAAACCAGTGAAGGCAGGCGTGGATGATTCTAAAGCCGAGGACAAGAAAAGTGATAGCGGGGACAGTGACACCGACAGTGATCCCGAAAAGAAGAAACTTCAAAGCAAATTGGAGGGAGCTATAATTATTGAAAAGCCAGATGTGAAATGGAGTGACGTGGCTGGCCTCGACGGAGCTAAGGAAGCTTTGAAGGAGGCTGTTATCTTACCAATACGCTTTCCTCACCTCTTTACTGGAAAACGAATCCCGTGGAAGGGTATCTTGTTATTCGGG CCACCAGGTACCGGTAAATCGTATCTCGCGAAGGCTGTGGCCACAGAGGCCAATAATTCCACGTTCTTTTCTGTCTCGTCCTCTGATTTGGTAAGCAAGTGGCTTGGCGAGTCTGAGAAGCTTGTAAGAAATTTGTTCGACTTAGCTCGCCAACACAAGCCTAGTATCATATTCATCGACGAGGTAGACTCGCTATGTTCGTCACGTTCCGATAACGAGTCGGAATCCGCGAGGAGGATAAAAACGGAATTCTTAGTTCAAATGCAAG GTGTCGGGACGGACAACGAGGGCATACTGGTATTGGGAGCTACCAACATACCATGGGTACTGGATTCGGCTATCAGGCGAAGGTTCGAGAAGAGGATCTACATTCCCCTGCCTGACGAGCAGGCTCGCGTTATAATGTTCAAACTCCATCTGGGAAGTACTTCTCACTGTCTAACGGAAGATGATTATAAGACATTAGCGGCGTCCACCGATGGATATTCGGGAGCCGATATAAGTATTATCGTGAGGGATGCGCTGATGCAGCCAGTTAGACAAGTCCAAACTGCAACGCATTTTAAACATGTAAGAGGACCGTCGCCAAAAGACCATTCTATCCTGGTGAATGATCTACTTACACCGTGCTCGCCCGGAGATCCAGCCGCCATTGAAATGAACTGGATGCAAGTCGACGGTGACAAATTATTCGAACCTCCTGTTACTATG AAAGATATGATGAAATCACTGGCCACCACCCGCCCCACGGTAAACGAAGATGACATGACCAAgctagaaaaattcaaagaagaTTTCGGTCAAGAAGGTTGA
- the Ago gene encoding F-box and WD-40 domain protein 7 gives MSVPSSSSSKITDSKPGGTSPSPIEGIEGVPGPSSVEPMHSVLPQDGESEDYGDDGEEEEDDSSEEESDISDTGIFCDAEGEPDLGSNNCSLSASHSQPLTQRVQSPILHTCVPLDVVQPQRKRKSETESSLPCKKLNPEDKSHSMVIKKLDDKSKHMRCVIPTKDNPPPEMSNWLLQFQRWSNAERMLAIDELIERCEPTQVRHMMQVIEPQFQRDFISLLPKELALSVLAFLEPKDLLRAAQTCRNWRFLADDNLLWKEKCRAAGIEDLKDLPPTKRKNCRNSGNSSSPWKQAYMRQHNIKMNWRTKPIRTPKVLKGHDDHVITCLQFSGNRIVSGSDDNTLKVWSAVTGKCLRTLVGHTGGVWSSQMSGTTVISGSTDRTLKVWNAETGQCIHTLYGHTSTVRCMHLHGNKVVSGSRDATLRVWQVDTGECLHVLVGHLAAVRCVQYDGKLVVSGAYDYMVKVWNPEREECLHTLQGHTNRVYSLQFDGVHVVSGSLDTSIRVWEVETGACRHTLMGHQSLTSGMELRNNILVSGNADSTVKVWDIVSGHCLQTLSGPNKHQSAVTCLQFNSHFVITSSDDGTVKLWDVKTGDFIRNLVALESGGSGGVVWRIRASDTKLVCAVGSRNGTEETKLLVLDFDVEVK, from the exons ATGTCTGTCCCTTCTTCGTCATCTAGTAAAATAACTGATAGTAAACCAGGCGGTACAAGTCCAAGTCCTATAGAGGGAATTGAAGGTGTTCCAGGACCTAGTTCTGTAGAACCTATGCATTCTGTTTTACCGCAAGATGGAGAGTCCGAAGATTATggcgacgacggggaggaagaggaggacgaTAGTAGCGAAGAGGAAAGCGAC ATCAGCGACACGGGAATATTTTGCGACGCGGAGGGCGAGCCTGATCTCGGAAGTAATAACTGTTCTTTATCCGCGTCGCATTCGCAACCTCTTACCCAACGAGTACAGAGCCCCATTTTGCACACCTGCGTACCACTGGACGTCGTCCAACCGCAGAGGAAGCGTAAAAGCGAAACGGAATCGAGCCTGCCCTGTAAAAAGCTTAATCCAGAGGATAAATCGCATTCGAT ggtgattaaaaaattagacGATAAAAGTAAACACATGAGATGTGTTATTCCAACGAAAGATAATCCTCCGCCTGAAATGAGCAACTGGCTTCTTCAGTTTCAG AGGTGGTCAAACGCTGAGAGAATGTTAGCTATAGACGAGTTAATCGAACGGTGTGAGCCGACGCAAGTCCGACATATGATGCAGGTGATAGAGCCTCAATTTCAAAGAGACTTCATATCGTTACTGCCGAAAGAGCTGGCCTTGTCGGTACTAGCTTTCTTGGAACCGAAGGATCTGTTACGCGCTGCTCAGACGTGTCGCAATTGGCGATTTCTTGCTGACGACAATCTACTGTGGAAAGAGAAGTGCAGAGCGGCTGGTATAGAGGATTTGAAAGACTTGCCTCCGACGAAACGTAAGAACTGTAGGAATTCTGGCAATTCCTCGTCCCCGTGGAAGCAAGCGTACATGCGGCAGcacaatataaaaatgaattggAGAACGAAGCCGATCCGCACGCCGAAGGTTTTGAAAGGTCACGACGACCACGTGATTACGTGTCTGCAATTCTCTGGGAATCGAATCGTAAGCGGTTCCGACGACAATACGCTTAAAGTGTGGTCCGCCGTTACGGGGAAG TGTTTGAGAACACTGGTCGGACACACTGGCGGTGTATGGTCCTCGCAAATGTCCGGTACTACCGTGATCAGCGGTAGTACGGATCGCACTTTGAAAGTGTGGAATGCCGAAACCGGCCAATGTATCCACACCCTGTACGGTCACACGTCCACGGTGAGGTGTATGCACCTGCACGGTAATAAAGTAGTCAGCGGTAGCAGAGACGCTACGCTGAGGGTGTGGCAAGTGGACACTGGGGAGTGTTTACACGTGCTCGTCGGCCATTTGGCAGCTGTTAGGTGTGTGCAATACGATGGGAAGTTAGTGGTCAGCGGAGCCTACGATTATATGGTTAAGGTTTGGAATCCGGAACGCGAGGAGTGCCTTCATACTCTACAAGGACACACGAATCGTGTTTATTCCCTTCAA TTTGATGGTGTACATGTTGTTAGCGGCTCTCTGGACACGAGCATAAGAGTGTGGGAAGTCGAGACCGGTGCATGTAGACACACGTTAATGGGACATCAGTCGCTCACCTCGGGAATGGAATTGCGGAATAACATATTGGTATCTGGGAATGCAGATTCGACGGTTAAAGTGTGGGATATCGTCAGCGGTCACTGCCTTCAAACACTATCTGGCCCGAACAAGCACCAGTCCGCGGTCACCTGTCTCCAATTCAACAGCCACTTTGTAATTACTTCGTCCGACGACGGCACCGTTAAGCTCTGGGACGTTAAAACTG GTGATTTTATAAGGAACTTGGTCGCCCTGGAGAGCGGCGGAAGTGGTGGTGTTGTGTGGAGGATACGTGCAAGTGATACGAAACTGGTGTGTGCGGTGGGTAGCCGTAACGGCACAGAGGAGACCAAACTTCTCGTCCTCGACTTTGACGTAGAGGTAAAATAG
- the LOC143373302 gene encoding dnaJ homolog subfamily B member 9: MDSVDYYDLLGCTKESTAEDIKRAYYALALKLHPDKNASEFDGIKFQRILEAWNVLRDPASREEYDAVRRQEELDAGNSLIYARVSASELEAVDDSEDTLWKRNLCVEESRRS, from the exons ATGGACTCGGTAGATTATTATGATTTACTTGGCTGTACAAAGGAATCAACAGCCGAGGATATAAAACGTGCATACTATGCATTAGCTTTAAAACTTCACCCCGACAAGAATGCATCAGAGTTCGACGGTATAAAGTTCCAACGTATCTTGGAAGCCTGGAATGTTCTGCGTGACCCTGCATCGAGGGAAGAGTACGATGCGGTACGAAGGCAGGAGGAGCTAGACGCTGGCAATAGTTTAATATACGCAAGAGTATCTGCCAGCGAACTGGAAGCGGTGGACGACAGCGAGGACACATTG TGGAAACGTAACCTCTGCGTGGAAGAATCGAGAAGAAGTTAA
- the LOC143376823 gene encoding ecto-NOX disulfide-thiol exchanger 2 yields the protein MAYNFPGVPAAAMPPMGMGPMGSLAPIAGPQGFMELAGQGFPPLPSPIPLPGMNDSPLEFTTNKNQPPVVRETSEDNSDKRSEKNDARRERENRDNRDNRDNRRSRSERCDRRERDRERRDERNERDRREERRPEERNSINSTSSNNSHNTNSNGNEIASSSNASGASNLGPQMEQAAGVWGMGVSYPVMGMGPMGPMMSEVTLGPHMGHTHSYGPMSMGIMSHDGSMIGAHILGPEQIMNDAAQIMSGALPPPPATAQGTKEIIHCKSCTLFPPNPNAPPPTTRERPPGCRTIFVGGLPENITETIIQEIFERCGEITTLRLSKKNFCHIRFVLESSVDAAIYLSGYRVRIGSSGDSANTGRLHVDFAQARDDQYEWECRQRQLQREQRHRERVEKERQRAPSSPPPVVHYTDHEASNICEKIKQDDTFMKAVQVVVTWLERGDCTKRNANTFYSMIQSTNSHVRRLLTEKASYEEELQKAKELMKGRMQGLLIQFSQIERVFTAASHKKVWDHFTKAQRKNIEMWKKQSSEIKAVQLEDTLMEGEGEMEVSDSEEEPQRKKGRNQADAHDDSERLQALKEENDSLRCQLEAYKNEVDLLKSETKSEMDAKDKQMKMLQQTLKGMQEQLMQSRKQQAQDDQKIKELTIKLNATKKEEPRESEIITLDKDDDINEEPRTPKQLVLTSSLVHITQRDAKLIGLIATFLHIHPFGASVDYLWSYLQKMEPGIKPNEVEALMQRFPQVFKQDLFGIGANMERRWQFSGFNVYRSH from the exons ATGGCTTACAACTTTCCGGGCGTACCAGCGGCCGCAATGCCACCAATGG GTATGGGTCCCATGGGATCTTTAGCTCCGATAGCAGGCCCGCAGGGTTTCATGGAATTAGCGGGCCAAGGGTTTCCTCCTCTACCATCGCCGATACCACTGCCTGGAATGAACGATTCTCCTTTAGAGTTTACTACGAATAAGAACCAACCACCGGTAGTTAGAGAGACCTCGGAAGATAACAGCGATAAAAGGAGCGAAAAGAACGACGCCAGGCGGGAAAGGGAGAACAGAGACAATAGGGATAATCGTGATAATAGAAG ATCTCGAAGCGAGAGGTGCGATAGAAGGGAGAGGGATAGAGAAAGGAGGGACGAGAGAAACGAAAGGGACCGAAGGGAGGAGCGAAGACCGGAGGAGAGAAATAGTATAAATTCTACGAGTAGCAATAACAGTCATAACACCAATTCGAACGGCAATGAGATTGCGTCCTCGTCGAACGCCAGTGGCGCCTCAAATTTGGGACCACAAATGGAGCAAGCGGCGGGGGTGTGGGGAATGGGTGTAAGTTACCCAGTGATGGGAATGGGACCGATGGGACCAATGATGAGCGAAGTGACGCTCGGGCCTCATATGGGACATACTCATAGCTACGGGCCTATGAGCATGGGGATTATGTCGCACGACGGTAGCATGATAGGCGCGCATATATTAGGGCCGGAACAAATAATGAATGACGCTGCTCAAATTATGAGCGGGGCTTTACCTCCGCCACCGGCAACCGCGCAAGGCACCAAAGAAATCATACATTGTAAAAGTTGTACTCTATTCCCACCGAATCCAAATGCTCCACCTCCAACGACCAGAGAAAGGCCTCCAGGATGTAGGACGATCTTTGTCGGAG GCTTGCCGGAAAATATTACGGAAACGATAATTCAAGAGATATTTGAGCGATGCGGAGAAATAACTACCCTGCGTCTGTCGAAGAAGAATTTTTGCCACATACGTTTTGTACTCGAGAGCAGTGTCGACGCGGCTATTTATTTGTCCGGATACAGAGTTAGAATAGGGTCTAGCGGTGACTCTGCAAACACCGGCAGGTTGCACGTGGATTTTGCACAG GCCAGGGACGACCAGTACGAGTGGGAATGTAGACAACGGCAACTGCAGAGAGAACAGCGGCACAGGGAAAGAGTTGAGAAGGAAAGGCAACGGGCACCGTCCAGCCCTCCTCCAGTAGTACATTACACGGATCACGAAGCGTCGAACATTTGCGAAAAGATTAAACAGGACGATACATTTATGAAAGCGGTACAA GTGGTCGTAACATGGCTCGAGCGCGGGGACTGCACCAAACGAAACGCCAACACTTTTTACTCGATGATCCAATCGACGAATTCGCACGTACGACGATTACTCACGGAGAAAGCCTCGTACGAAGAGGAGCTGCAGAAGGCGAAAGAGCTAATGAAAGGCAGGATGCAGGGCCTTCTAATACAAT TCAGTCAGATTGAACGCGTCTTTACTGCGGCCAGCCACAAGAAGGTCTGGGATCACTTCACAAAGGCTCAGCGGAAGAACATCGAAATGTGGAAGAAACAATCTTCG GAAATCAAAGCCGTACAGCTGGAAGACACGTTGATGGAAGGCGAAGGGGAGATGGAGGTGTCCGATTCAGAGGAAGAACCCCAGCGGAAGAAGGGGCGCAATCAGGCGGACGCGCACGACGACTCCGAGAGGCTGCAGGCTCTGAAGGAAGAGAACGATAGTCTTCGATGCCAATTGGAAGCGTATAAAAACGAA GTGGACCTACTCAAGTCCGAGACGAAAAGTGAAATGGACGCGAAAGACAAGCAAATGAAAATGTTGCAGCAAACACTGAAAGGTATGCAGGAGCAATTGATGCAGTCGAGGAAGCAGCAGGCGCAGGACGATCAGAAGATCAAGGAGTTGACCATAAAGCTAAATGCCACGAAAAAGGAAGAACCCAGGGAGAGCGAGATAATAACATTAGACAAGGACGATGACATAAACGAGGAACCCCGAACTCCCAAGCAATTAGTTTTAACGTCTAGTCTCGTTCATATTACGCAAAGGGATGCCAAGCTGATAG GATTAATAGCGACATTCTTACACATTCATCCGTTTGGCGCGAGCGTGGATTATTTGTGGTCCTACCTACAAAAGATGGAACCAGGCATTAAACCAAACGAGGTGGAAGCCTTAATGCAACGATTCCCTCAAGTTTTTAAGCAAGATTTATTCGGGATCGGAGCGAACATGGAAAGACGCTGGCAGTTTTCAGGTTTCAACGTCTATCGAAGCCATTGA
- the LOC143376881 gene encoding N-acetyltransferase 9-like protein isoform X1, with product MNGKRTHWWHCGRWYARKVVSHFPYKSLYPTATVPTVIIRNDNGIKNVNLLATNPRSYRCKLCFQYGRKTCVTSSVSTFKFIAGSFSSLSRYHEWMKSAELRYFTGSEALTLDEEFQMQKRWHEDQDKCTFIILDKSVLSTTGNEIKAMIGDTNLFFNDLDQPGDAEVEIMIADVGYRGKRRGWESIILMLLYGIDTLHVRKYIAKIKFDNEKSVKMFAKLKFLEVGRSRAFEEYTLEKIVDQDWRDWLHSEINGTISYKIYDEELLCL from the exons ATGAATGGTAAACGTACCCATTGGTGGCATTGCGGCCGCTGGTACGCCCGGAAAGTTGTAAGCCATTTCCCTTATAAATCGCTTTATCCTACGGCAACTGTTCCTACAGTTATAATTAGAAATGACAACGGGATAAAGAATGTGAATTTACTTGCTACGAATCCTAGATCATATCGTTGCAAACTTTGCTTCCAATATGGCAGAAAGACGTGCGTAACCTCTTCAGTTTCAACTTTCAAGTTCATTGCCGGTTCATTCTCGTCATTATCTCG ATATCACGAATGGATGAAATCAGCGGAACTGCGATATTTCACGGGTTCAGAGGCTTTGACATTAGATGAGGAATTTCAGATGCAAAAGCGATGGCACGAAGATCAAGACA AGTGTACTTTTATTATTCTGGACAAAAGTGTTCTTTCCACAACTGGAAACGAGATAA AAGCGATGATAGGCGAtactaatttatttttcaatgatTTGGATCAGCCAGGTGACGCAGAAGTGGAAATTATGATAGCCGATGTTGGTTATAGGGGTAAAAGGAGGGGGTGGGAGAGTATAATTCTAATGCTACTTTACG GAATCGATACGTTGCACGTAAGAAAATACATTGCAAAGATTAAGTTTGACAACGAGAAGAGCGTGAAGATGTTTGCAAAGTTGAAATTTCTTGAG gTAGGGAGAAGTAGAGCGTTTGAAGAATACACCCTTGAGAAAATTGTGGATCAGGATTGGAGGGATTGGTTACATTCTGAAATTAATGGTACAATTAGTTACAAAATTTACGACGAAGAATTGCTTTGTTTGTAA
- the LOC143376881 gene encoding N-acetyltransferase 9-like protein isoform X2, whose protein sequence is MNGKRTHWWHCGRWYARKVVSHFPYKSLYPTATVPTVIIRNDNGIKNVNLLATNPRSYRCKLCFQYGRKTYHEWMKSAELRYFTGSEALTLDEEFQMQKRWHEDQDKCTFIILDKSVLSTTGNEIKAMIGDTNLFFNDLDQPGDAEVEIMIADVGYRGKRRGWESIILMLLYGIDTLHVRKYIAKIKFDNEKSVKMFAKLKFLEVGRSRAFEEYTLEKIVDQDWRDWLHSEINGTISYKIYDEELLCL, encoded by the exons ATGAATGGTAAACGTACCCATTGGTGGCATTGCGGCCGCTGGTACGCCCGGAAAGTTGTAAGCCATTTCCCTTATAAATCGCTTTATCCTACGGCAACTGTTCCTACAGTTATAATTAGAAATGACAACGGGATAAAGAATGTGAATTTACTTGCTACGAATCCTAGATCATATCGTTGCAAACTTTGCTTCCAATATGGCAGAAAGAC ATATCACGAATGGATGAAATCAGCGGAACTGCGATATTTCACGGGTTCAGAGGCTTTGACATTAGATGAGGAATTTCAGATGCAAAAGCGATGGCACGAAGATCAAGACA AGTGTACTTTTATTATTCTGGACAAAAGTGTTCTTTCCACAACTGGAAACGAGATAA AAGCGATGATAGGCGAtactaatttatttttcaatgatTTGGATCAGCCAGGTGACGCAGAAGTGGAAATTATGATAGCCGATGTTGGTTATAGGGGTAAAAGGAGGGGGTGGGAGAGTATAATTCTAATGCTACTTTACG GAATCGATACGTTGCACGTAAGAAAATACATTGCAAAGATTAAGTTTGACAACGAGAAGAGCGTGAAGATGTTTGCAAAGTTGAAATTTCTTGAG gTAGGGAGAAGTAGAGCGTTTGAAGAATACACCCTTGAGAAAATTGTGGATCAGGATTGGAGGGATTGGTTACATTCTGAAATTAATGGTACAATTAGTTACAAAATTTACGACGAAGAATTGCTTTGTTTGTAA
- the LOC143376881 gene encoding N-acetyltransferase 9-like protein isoform X4 encodes MVNVPIGGIAAAGTPGKLYHEWMKSAELRYFTGSEALTLDEEFQMQKRWHEDQDKCTFIILDKSVLSTTGNEIKAMIGDTNLFFNDLDQPGDAEVEIMIADVGYRGKRRGWESIILMLLYGIDTLHVRKYIAKIKFDNEKSVKMFAKLKFLEVGRSRAFEEYTLEKIVDQDWRDWLHSEINGTISYKIYDEELLCL; translated from the exons ATGGTAAACGTACCCATTGGTGGCATTGCGGCCGCTGGTACGCCCGGAAAGTT ATATCACGAATGGATGAAATCAGCGGAACTGCGATATTTCACGGGTTCAGAGGCTTTGACATTAGATGAGGAATTTCAGATGCAAAAGCGATGGCACGAAGATCAAGACA AGTGTACTTTTATTATTCTGGACAAAAGTGTTCTTTCCACAACTGGAAACGAGATAA AAGCGATGATAGGCGAtactaatttatttttcaatgatTTGGATCAGCCAGGTGACGCAGAAGTGGAAATTATGATAGCCGATGTTGGTTATAGGGGTAAAAGGAGGGGGTGGGAGAGTATAATTCTAATGCTACTTTACG GAATCGATACGTTGCACGTAAGAAAATACATTGCAAAGATTAAGTTTGACAACGAGAAGAGCGTGAAGATGTTTGCAAAGTTGAAATTTCTTGAG gTAGGGAGAAGTAGAGCGTTTGAAGAATACACCCTTGAGAAAATTGTGGATCAGGATTGGAGGGATTGGTTACATTCTGAAATTAATGGTACAATTAGTTACAAAATTTACGACGAAGAATTGCTTTGTTTGTAA
- the LOC143376881 gene encoding N-acetyltransferase 9-like protein isoform X3 — MKDNESVKILGRNVLLVPYKEKHVERYHEWMKSAELRYFTGSEALTLDEEFQMQKRWHEDQDKCTFIILDKSVLSTTGNEIKAMIGDTNLFFNDLDQPGDAEVEIMIADVGYRGKRRGWESIILMLLYGIDTLHVRKYIAKIKFDNEKSVKMFAKLKFLEVGRSRAFEEYTLEKIVDQDWRDWLHSEINGTISYKIYDEELLCL; from the exons ATGAAAGACAACGAGTCTGTTAAAATTCTTGGGAGAAACGTGCTCTTAGTTCCTTATAAAGAGAAGCATGTTGAAAG ATATCACGAATGGATGAAATCAGCGGAACTGCGATATTTCACGGGTTCAGAGGCTTTGACATTAGATGAGGAATTTCAGATGCAAAAGCGATGGCACGAAGATCAAGACA AGTGTACTTTTATTATTCTGGACAAAAGTGTTCTTTCCACAACTGGAAACGAGATAA AAGCGATGATAGGCGAtactaatttatttttcaatgatTTGGATCAGCCAGGTGACGCAGAAGTGGAAATTATGATAGCCGATGTTGGTTATAGGGGTAAAAGGAGGGGGTGGGAGAGTATAATTCTAATGCTACTTTACG GAATCGATACGTTGCACGTAAGAAAATACATTGCAAAGATTAAGTTTGACAACGAGAAGAGCGTGAAGATGTTTGCAAAGTTGAAATTTCTTGAG gTAGGGAGAAGTAGAGCGTTTGAAGAATACACCCTTGAGAAAATTGTGGATCAGGATTGGAGGGATTGGTTACATTCTGAAATTAATGGTACAATTAGTTACAAAATTTACGACGAAGAATTGCTTTGTTTGTAA
- the LOC143376881 gene encoding N-acetyltransferase 9-like protein isoform X5: MRNFRCKSDGTKIKTLFVLECTFIILDKSVLSTTGNEIKAMIGDTNLFFNDLDQPGDAEVEIMIADVGYRGKRRGWESIILMLLYGIDTLHVRKYIAKIKFDNEKSVKMFAKLKFLEVGRSRAFEEYTLEKIVDQDWRDWLHSEINGTISYKIYDEELLCL; encoded by the exons ATGAGGAATTTCAGATGCAAAAGCGATGGCACGAAGATCAAGACA CTATTTGTTCTAGAGTGTACTTTTATTATTCTGGACAAAAGTGTTCTTTCCACAACTGGAAACGAGATAA AAGCGATGATAGGCGAtactaatttatttttcaatgatTTGGATCAGCCAGGTGACGCAGAAGTGGAAATTATGATAGCCGATGTTGGTTATAGGGGTAAAAGGAGGGGGTGGGAGAGTATAATTCTAATGCTACTTTACG GAATCGATACGTTGCACGTAAGAAAATACATTGCAAAGATTAAGTTTGACAACGAGAAGAGCGTGAAGATGTTTGCAAAGTTGAAATTTCTTGAG gTAGGGAGAAGTAGAGCGTTTGAAGAATACACCCTTGAGAAAATTGTGGATCAGGATTGGAGGGATTGGTTACATTCTGAAATTAATGGTACAATTAGTTACAAAATTTACGACGAAGAATTGCTTTGTTTGTAA